In Spirosoma sp. KUDC1026, the sequence CGCGACGCAAGGCGTAAGCGGTTGCGCCGTCGGCACCGGGCGCGCGACCCAGTCCCAGGTCAACCCGGCCCGGATACATGGATTCCAGCGTACCAAACTGCTCAGCAACAACCAGAGGGGAGTGGTTTGGGAGCATGATACCTCCCGAGCCAACACGGATAGTTTGGGTGCCCGCAGCTACGTAACCAATGACCACCGATGTAGCGGCACTGGCTACACCCGTCATATTATGATGTTCGGCCAGCCAGAACCGGTTATAGCCCCAGGCTTCGGCGTGTTGCGCCAAATCCAGTGAGTTACGAAACGATTGAGCCGCCGAACTGCCTGCCGTAATTGGCGAAAGGTCCAGCACAGAAAAGGGAATCATAGCGGTAGTGCGTTTTGATACATTTAAAACATTGAATGTGTCATAAAAGCTCCCAATAGCTCTACAACTATTCGCTGACTGCCAATTAATGAGACTACGCTCGATTTTATCTAATTGTTAAAGTTTTATATGTTATCAGAAAAATTATACTTAGTTCGTGATCATTGTATTATTAGTAGTATTTTTAAAATCATTTAGGGATTTTTTTCTTTCAGTTGACTATACATAAACCGTCTACCAATTATCTCGGATGAAGTACCAGTCGATTTCGGATGAGCAGCTCATACTGTTTCTCAAAGACGGCGATACCGTTGCCTTTGAAGAAATTTATAACCGGTACTGGTACAGATTATTTGGGCTGGCGTATCAGCAGACGGGAACAAAAGAAGAAGCCGAAGAACTGGTGCACGACCTGTTCGAAAGCATCTGGAACAGACGGCAGCAGATCGTGATCAACCATCTGGGAGCATATCTGATGGTGGCCATGAAGCACCTGGCAACGAATTACATCAAGTCGCAGATTAACCACCGGAAGCTGCAGGAGTACCTGATCTTTCACCAGATGCAGCAGTCGTTCTCCACCGAGGAACTGGTCAACTACGGCGATCTGTCCGACGCACTAAAGGAAGTAATGAAGAAACTACCCGAGAAGACCAGCGAGATTTTCAAGCTGAGCCGATTCGAAAATCAGTCCGTCAAGGATATTGCCAGTTTGCTGAACCTGTCGGAAAAAGCCGTTGAGTACCACATTACCAAATCCATGAAACTACTGAAGGAAAACCTGAGAGCCTACCACAATTACAATTAAGTCGCTTATCACGATTCCGTGTTTCATCTATTCTGAAACGTCCCTGACATGTCACAGTACGAGTTTGACCAGCTCCTTCAGAAGTATCTCGCCGGCGGCTGTGAACCTGCTGAGGAGAAATTGATTGCTGACTGGTGCGAACGCACGGATGGGCAACTGCCGACATCCATCGATAACCGGGAGCAGGACGCAATTCGGCAGCGACTGTGGACACGGCTATCGTCGACGATCAACGGCAAACCGCGAAGACGACCGCTCTTTTTTCAGAAACGGGGCCTGGGCATTGTCTGCGGATTGTTCCTGCTGGTTGGCATTGGTTTCTGGGTACGCAATACCAGCACATCAGAACCCCCGCTATTAACCCAGTTCACGTTGTCAGGAGGAAATCGCGAAGTGTGCAATACCGGGAAACAACCGCAGACAATCTGGCTGGAAGAGGGAACAATGGTTACGTTACAGCCCAAGGCGGTGTTGAATTATCCCGTTCATTTTGCCCGGCAGGACCGGACGGTATTTCTGAAAGGCGAGGCTTTTTTCAATGTAAAACGCAACCCAGCCAAGCCCTTTATTGTGCATACCGGCGAGTTGGTGACCGAAGTGCTGGGAACGAGCTTTAGGATCAAGGCCAGCGAAGACGCCAAAGAAATCGAGGTCGCTGTGGTAACGGGCCGGGTGGCGGTGTATCAGATGAGCGACCGGGAGGTGAAGCAACGGAAAGAAGTGATTCTGAAACCAAACCAGAAGATCGATTTCGATAGTCGCCGGAAGCAGCTGATTCCCAGTTTGGTCGATCATCCGACCAGGCTGATTGCCAAACGCCAGCCTGTACAGCTGGTTTTTGAGGCTGTTCCGC encodes:
- a CDS encoding RNA polymerase sigma factor, coding for MKYQSISDEQLILFLKDGDTVAFEEIYNRYWYRLFGLAYQQTGTKEEAEELVHDLFESIWNRRQQIVINHLGAYLMVAMKHLATNYIKSQINHRKLQEYLIFHQMQQSFSTEELVNYGDLSDALKEVMKKLPEKTSEIFKLSRFENQSVKDIASLLNLSEKAVEYHITKSMKLLKENLRAYHNYN
- a CDS encoding FecR family protein, whose protein sequence is MSQYEFDQLLQKYLAGGCEPAEEKLIADWCERTDGQLPTSIDNREQDAIRQRLWTRLSSTINGKPRRRPLFFQKRGLGIVCGLFLLVGIGFWVRNTSTSEPPLLTQFTLSGGNREVCNTGKQPQTIWLEEGTMVTLQPKAVLNYPVHFARQDRTVFLKGEAFFNVKRNPAKPFIVHTGELVTEVLGTSFRIKASEDAKEIEVAVVTGRVAVYQMSDREVKQRKEVILKPNQKIDFDSRRKQLIPSLVDHPTRLIAKRQPVQLVFEAVPLQDVLTQLQAIYGIDIFLENDVLTACVLTADLTDLPLYKQLELICRSLNADYETRGTSIFIRGVGCQ